In Gopherus flavomarginatus isolate rGopFla2 chromosome 1, rGopFla2.mat.asm, whole genome shotgun sequence, a single genomic region encodes these proteins:
- the LOC127030294 gene encoding zinc finger and SCAN domain-containing protein 20-like, with product MPPRTKRAPAWTNAELQDLISVWGEEVVQAQLRSRRRNYDTYGQISQSLMRRGHERDALQCRVKIKELRNAYCKAHEGNRRSGAAPTTCHFYQELDAILGCDPTANPRSTMESSEQGEVGEVVEDGDSEATGVEGDTPESQYTCSQELFSSQEEASQSQQLELDGEEEAEDRARVTLTTAAGSPASRRLQNLRRNPRKSKEELIKSVMSHYNRESRKTQEWREKTYEWRESVHEWRQTESRRKELTAKKTTKQMISLLARQTESFESFVAMQTNMYRGNPQPSQSPLPFPPVFPQNNFLQQPVPYYPQLPPTPVRSPTSPDNYNSYPVHSTPIILQHSNPEVQQTLNSDQNRTYSNL from the exons atgcctccacgcaccaaacgagccccagcatggaccaatgcagagctgcaggacctcataagtgtttggggagaggaggttgtgcaagcacagctgcgctccagaaggagaaattatgatacctatgggcagatatcgcagtccttgatgagaaggggccatgaacgggacgcgttgcagtgcagggtcaaaattaaagagctgaggaatgcttactgcaaagctcatgagggaaatcgccgctcaggagctgcccccacgacctgccatttttaccaggagctggatgccatacttgggtgtgaccccactgccaatcctaggagcacgatggagagttcagagcagggagaagtgggggaggttgtagaggacggcgacagtgaggctactggggtggagggagacaccccggagtcccagtacacatgcagccaggagctcttctcaagccaggaggaggctagccagtcgcagcagctggaacttgatggtgaggaagaagctgaggatcgtgctcggg tgaccttgactactgcagccggatcaccggcctcacgtaggttgcagaacttgagacggaatcctagaaaatcaaaagaggaattgatcaaatctgttatgagccactacaacagagaaagtaggaagacacaggaatggagagagaagacgtatgaatggagagagagtgtacatgaatggaggcaaacagaaagcaggagaaaggaattgacagccaaaaaaaccacaaagcagatgataagcctcctggctcgccaaactgagtctttcgagtcttttgtagccatgcagacaaatatgtaccgtggtaacccacagccctcccaaagccctcttccttttcccccagtatttccacaaaacaactttctccagcagccagttccttattatccccagctgcccccaacacctgtacgatcacctaccagccctgataactataattcttaccctgttcactccacccccattattctgcagcatagtaatcctgaagtgcagcagacattgaatagtgatcaaaataggacatattcaaacctgtga